The sequence below is a genomic window from Salarchaeum japonicum.
TTTGAGAGCGAGAACAGGAAGAGGAGCATCGCGCCCTCGAACGGGGCGCCAATCGAGAGGGCACCGAGTGCCGCGACGATCATCAAGAGGTCGATGTCGACCGCACGGTGGCGCAGCGTCTCGACCGCGCCTTTGAGCCCGTACCAGCCACCGAAGACGTATGCGACGCCGTACCCGGCCCACATGAGAAGCTGAGGTCCTTCGAGCCACCCCGTCACCAGGCCGACGGCCATCCCGAGGAGGGTCAAGCCGACGAACACGGCCTCCTGCCTGAGTTCCGAGCGGGTACTCACCTCATCCGTTGCTGTCTCAGATTCGTCCTGAATCGACACGTGGCGGTCGCGGACAGCGTCTCGAATCGTTTCTTCTGAGATGACGCTCCCCTCGTAGGTGATCCGGGCGTCCCCTGTTCGAAACGAGACGTCGACATCGTGGACGCCGGAGAGACGCCTGAGATGTCGTTCAAGTGCCCGTGCTCCCGCGTCGCCCCGACCACCCCGTCGTTCAATGTGGATCGTACACGTCGAGAGAGATGGAGATTCAGTAACAGCCACGTTCTCGGTACCTATGAGTTGGTTTGATTTCACGTTTGAGGTGGGCCCACGAGCATTCATCCGATCCTAATCCCGGCACACGAGTCGAGGCTTTCATCCAATGATGGTTACCGGGATCTGTGCTCGGCGAGTGACTGTCTCGGCAACACTTCCGAGGAACGTCCGGTCTAGACCTGACCGACCGTGGCTCCCCATAACGATCTGGTCGATGCCGTTGTCGGCAGCGTAGTCGAGAATCTCACGCGCTGGTTTCCCGACTTCAGTGACTGTAGCAAGCACAATATCGTGGTCCGCCGCGAGATCCGTCGCAGTCGTGTGAATCTCGGTCGCCCGCTCTTGGGCGGTATCGTACCAGTCCTCTGCGACTGGCAAGCCACCGGCCTCTACATCGATTACCGAATCGATCGGGTTGATGACGTAAATGGTGGTAATCGTGGCGTTCGGAAAGGTCTCGAGTGCGTAAATGAGTGCACGCTCGGCAAGCGGGGAGCCGTCCAAGGCGACGAGAATGTTGTCAGGCATGCGATAGAGTTCGAGAGGTGTTGAGAAGAGTGTAGTGCCGAAAACTCGGCACTGGGAGTACCGTTAATTACCCATCAATTTCTGAGAGCGCCTCTGTTGCAACGTCACCGAGTTCTCCGGCCTCGATGTGCGAATATCGCTCCCGAACCATCTCCTCCGAGTTATCGAGATAGCGAGCCGCAACAGTGTACCCGAACGCCCGGACTAGCACCTCGCCCATTCCACGTCGACCACCGTGGGGCGCGAGATAGTCGTGTTTCGGATGAGCGATGTCGATCTCTGCAGCCTCTGAGAGCCGTTGGAGAATCGACCGTGCGCCGTCCGTCGTGATCGATGGCGGTCGGATATCTTCATCAAGCGCCAGCAGGAGGTCGCGAGCGTACTCCTCACGCCGCTCAGTAATTGCTTCTGGGCGTTCCCCTCGGTCGGCGAGATCATCCTGGACGAGCCCTGCGAGCGTCCGTTGGTCGAACGTCGGAAACACGGGCCAGCGCTCCGTCGGTGGGTCCATCAGCTGGCGATAGCTCCGTAGCGGCGAAATCACCGGGTCGGGGAGACTCGCAGCGTCCCATTGCTGTTTCTTCCGGTAGACGTCCATACTCCCGTCGTCGAGGGAGAGATCCTCCCAGCGGACGCCACGCCGTCGCGGATCGTTCGGATCGCGGACGAGTTCGCCGACGCGGACGGCGGTGTACGCTAGGACGAACACCAGCGCCCGGTCACGAGCCGCCTTCAGCGCCGCGTAGCGCGCTCGCTGCTTATCGATGGGGTCAATATCCTCCGAAAGTGTCGTGTACGCCTCGACGGCGTCGCGGGCCCGTTCGTCGACGTGGCGGGTGAGGGCGTGGCGCTGTTCGGACGTCCAGGCCTGCTGGTCGCCGGGCTTGCGGCCGTCGTCCTCTGGCAGCGGCGCCATCGCACTCGCTCGCTGCGCGTAGTGTGCCTCGAGATACCCTTCGTTGACGCACCAGCCACACCAGGCAGAGATATAGCGGTAATAGGTTTGTACCGTGTTCTGCTTGAGTCCCCGATCGCCCACGAGATGCCGGGCGTACTCCCGGAAGACGCGTTCATCGAGATCTTCGAAGGTGGGTTGGCGGTCGACGTCATCGGGGACGATCCCGGTCCAGTCGTCGCCGCGGTCGCCAGCGGCCCACTCGGCGAACCGCTCGAGCTCGCGTGCAGCGTTTCGTCGATAGTTCCCGCCGTCGCCACCGCGGCCTTTCCCCTTGTCCTGGAGGTAGCGCTCGAAGGAACTCGCGAGTGACTGATTAGTGCGTTCTCGAGGTGTCATGGTTCTTCGTTCGCGTACTGGTAAGTCGGACGGACGTCCTCGAGGAGCGCTTCGACGATTTCCCAGAGGATTAGGGAAGGAGTCTCGTATTCAAATGTGATCCCCCAGCGGTCCTCCGTATTGGCGGCAGAGTA
It includes:
- a CDS encoding universal stress protein produces the protein MPDNILVALDGSPLAERALIYALETFPNATITTIYVINPIDSVIDVEAGGLPVAEDWYDTAQERATEIHTTATDLAADHDIVLATVTEVGKPAREILDYAADNGIDQIVMGSHGRSGLDRTFLGSVAETVTRRAQIPVTIIG
- a CDS encoding tyrosine-type recombinase/integrase, with translation MTPRERTNQSLASSFERYLQDKGKGRGGDGGNYRRNAARELERFAEWAAGDRGDDWTGIVPDDVDRQPTFEDLDERVFREYARHLVGDRGLKQNTVQTYYRYISAWCGWCVNEGYLEAHYAQRASAMAPLPEDDGRKPGDQQAWTSEQRHALTRHVDERARDAVEAYTTLSEDIDPIDKQRARYAALKAARDRALVFVLAYTAVRVGELVRDPNDPRRRGVRWEDLSLDDGSMDVYRKKQQWDAASLPDPVISPLRSYRQLMDPPTERWPVFPTFDQRTLAGLVQDDLADRGERPEAITERREEYARDLLLALDEDIRPPSITTDGARSILQRLSEAAEIDIAHPKHDYLAPHGGRRGMGEVLVRAFGYTVAARYLDNSEEMVRERYSHIEAGELGDVATEALSEIDG